The Solibacillus sp. FSL W7-1436 genome window below encodes:
- a CDS encoding cation:proton antiporter → MFILQIVIVLLATKLAGNFAARIGQPSVLGKIIVGIILGPALLGWIHDTELLTVFSQIGVLLLMFLAGLETDLQEMNRNKKAAIYVALGGILLPIILGYAGSQYYGLSVGESVFIGLLLSATSVSISVQALRELGWLNSKEGSTLLGAAVLDDIVVVILIAIAMSFFAGSDTNIGLLIGKKVLFFAILIVLAKWFIPHFIKLFKKFRVTESILSAGLIICFGLSYFAEFLGIAGIIGAFFAGIAIAQTEYKDEIEHKVEPIAYGIFVPFFFVSIGLAVSFDGIGNQIGFIIVFSIIAVVSKFIGSGLGAKLAGFNTKSSMGIGAGMVSRGEVALILAAMGLEGGLLPGNYYTSIIIVIIVTTIVTPPLLKAIFGKRIVV, encoded by the coding sequence ATGTTTATTTTACAAATTGTCATAGTGTTATTAGCTACAAAACTCGCAGGGAATTTTGCTGCAAGAATCGGGCAACCATCTGTGTTGGGAAAAATAATTGTAGGGATTATTCTTGGCCCTGCACTGCTTGGCTGGATTCATGATACTGAACTTTTAACTGTATTCAGTCAAATAGGTGTTTTACTGTTAATGTTTTTAGCGGGTCTTGAAACTGACCTGCAGGAAATGAACAGAAACAAAAAAGCGGCAATCTATGTTGCCTTAGGTGGTATTCTCCTGCCGATTATTTTAGGTTATGCAGGGTCGCAATATTACGGATTGTCTGTAGGAGAATCCGTTTTTATTGGATTATTACTTTCCGCTACATCTGTCAGTATTTCCGTACAGGCATTAAGGGAGCTTGGCTGGCTGAATAGTAAAGAGGGGTCAACATTACTTGGAGCTGCAGTATTGGATGATATTGTAGTTGTAATTTTAATCGCTATTGCAATGAGTTTCTTTGCCGGCTCCGATACGAATATCGGTTTATTAATCGGTAAGAAAGTATTATTCTTCGCTATACTGATTGTACTTGCAAAATGGTTTATCCCACACTTTATAAAGTTATTCAAGAAATTCAGAGTTACTGAATCAATATTGAGTGCTGGCTTAATTATTTGTTTCGGTTTGTCCTATTTTGCGGAATTTTTAGGTATCGCAGGTATTATCGGTGCTTTTTTTGCGGGCATTGCGATAGCACAAACCGAATATAAAGATGAAATCGAACATAAGGTTGAGCCGATTGCCTACGGGATTTTTGTTCCGTTCTTCTTTGTCAGTATCGGATTAGCCGTTTCATTCGATGGAATTGGAAATCAAATCGGGTTTATTATCGTATTTTCAATCATTGCGGTTGTCTCCAAGTTTATTGGTTCAGGCTTAGGTGCGAAATTAGCCGGATTTAATACGAAATCATCGATGGGCATCGGTGCCGGGATGGTTTCACGAGGCGAGGTTGCACTGATATTAGCTGCAATGGGACTTGAAGGAGGACTTCTTCCGGGAAATTATTATACATCGATCATTATCGTAATTATCGTAACAACAATCGTGACACCGCCTCTGTTAAAAGCAATTTTCGGTAAGAGAATAGTCGTTTAA
- a CDS encoding patatin-like phospholipase family protein: MQEVKDCSLILEGGTFRTVFTAGVLDALMEEQIKMPYIAAISAGAINAVSYMSNQPERTMRVLTTYRNDPRYMGMRNFLKEKSLFGLDFAYNIVPNQLDLFDWDAYYNYPGEVEFGLTNAYTGKVEYKSAHTMTKTCDILQATCAIPILFPEIKIDNVPYYDGGLSDSIPIKRAIEKGYNKHLLILTREPGYIKSASKTNQWATKLFQKRYPRLAAAMRHRADMYNETMQYIAQKETDQEAFIFKPDRPIRSFESKVDQMKANYEVGYEQAQKQMSELKAFLGISID; this comes from the coding sequence ATGCAAGAAGTGAAGGATTGTAGTCTAATACTTGAAGGCGGGACATTTCGAACAGTTTTTACGGCAGGGGTTTTGGATGCCCTAATGGAAGAGCAAATAAAGATGCCCTATATTGCGGCGATTTCAGCAGGTGCCATCAACGCGGTATCCTATATGTCAAATCAGCCTGAACGTACGATGCGTGTATTGACGACGTACCGCAATGATCCCCGCTATATGGGAATGCGGAATTTTTTAAAGGAAAAAAGCCTGTTCGGACTGGATTTTGCCTATAATATTGTACCAAATCAGCTGGATTTATTTGATTGGGATGCGTATTACAATTACCCGGGTGAGGTGGAGTTCGGGCTGACGAATGCATATACCGGAAAAGTGGAATATAAAAGTGCACATACTATGACAAAAACATGTGATATTTTGCAGGCAACATGTGCCATTCCTATACTGTTCCCTGAAATTAAAATTGATAATGTTCCATATTATGACGGGGGGCTATCCGATTCGATTCCGATTAAACGAGCAATCGAGAAAGGATATAACAAACATCTGCTCATTTTGACGAGGGAACCAGGGTATATAAAAAGTGCCTCAAAAACGAATCAGTGGGCAACGAAGCTTTTTCAGAAACGCTATCCAAGACTTGCGGCAGCAATGAGACATCGTGCGGATATGTATAATGAAACAATGCAATATATTGCTCAAAAGGAGACGGATCAGGAAGCGTTTATTTTTAAACCGGACCGTCCGATCAGAAGTTTTGAAAGCAAAGTCGATCAAATGAAAGCCAATTATGAGGTCGGCTATGAACAGGCACAAAAACAAATGTCTGAGTTGAAGGCGTTTTTAGGAATCTCGATTGACTAG
- a CDS encoding DUF2812 domain-containing protein — protein sequence MRKTKYMISGGLAFSEQKDMEKLRKLSSEGWHVTKFSFLGYTLEQGESADYIYSIDYRTLENDAEEYFELFQDAGWSLVDSSVDIHLFRAAPHTKPIYTDLDTTIEKYKNQTKPLNITMMTLVPATIITWVISLKSTGNIHTLFFCLALLLTVLTIPLLWTALTSYGNQWKAENKKGLVLLTKLLPVIAVVVAFFAVMESGIKSLQILASAVIGATVFVTFITVFTSLYHRIKAKKA from the coding sequence ATGAGGAAAACGAAGTATATGATTTCTGGCGGATTAGCCTTTTCAGAACAGAAAGATATGGAGAAACTGCGTAAATTATCTTCTGAAGGCTGGCACGTCACCAAATTTTCATTTTTAGGCTATACGCTCGAGCAAGGTGAAAGTGCCGATTATATATACAGTATTGATTATCGTACACTGGAAAATGATGCAGAAGAATACTTTGAGCTTTTTCAGGATGCCGGCTGGTCACTTGTGGATTCCTCAGTCGATATTCATCTGTTCCGTGCCGCACCACATACGAAGCCAATTTATACGGACCTTGATACAACAATTGAAAAATATAAAAACCAAACGAAGCCACTGAATATTACAATGATGACACTTGTTCCAGCTACAATCATTACTTGGGTGATTTCACTAAAATCAACTGGTAACATACACACACTTTTCTTTTGTTTAGCCCTTTTACTGACTGTACTTACAATTCCATTATTATGGACTGCACTGACTTCATATGGAAACCAATGGAAGGCCGAAAATAAAAAGGGGCTTGTTCTACTTACTAAGCTGCTGCCTGTTATTGCAGTTGTTGTCGCGTTTTTTGCTGTAATGGAATCCGGCATAAAATCTTTGCAAATCTTAGCCTCTGCTGTTATTGGTGCAACCGTCTTTGTAACTTTCATTACTGTGTTTACATCTCTATACCACCGGATTAAAGCAAAAAAAGCGTAA